A single genomic interval of Syntrophales bacterium harbors:
- the tolB gene encoding Tol-Pal system beta propeller repeat protein TolB — translation MCRHKFFVCIVVISLVLYGGHSANGKVYIDIDSPAFQKFPIAITNFERLNRSQDKENLSIWFSDALTKCLEATGLFNVIIKKAFLENQNQGGLAAESIRFADWRIIGAEYLVKGGFLFDGRDLITEFRLYDVIKGELITGKRYTGKMDSRRDMVFKFAGEILLALTGNEGVFDTKIAFVLKKGKASDIYTIGFDGSDLTGITNYQSLTLSPRWSPDGRYISFTSYKNGNPDLYLMSLEDRTTRKMVNFRGLNLSGSWSPDGKKILLTLSKDGNEEIYVMDLKDGQLRRLTNNFAIDVSPTWAPDGRKIAFVSNRSGSPQIYLMDADGGNVKRLTYEGKYNTSPSWSLRGDRIAYEGMTDSRFQIFSIEGDGSNLLQLTSDAANNESPSWSPDGRYIAFHSRKNGKSRICVMNADGSNMRVLYEGLDDCSGLSWSPKCYNVHLK, via the coding sequence ATGTGTCGTCATAAGTTTTTTGTATGTATTGTTGTTATCTCACTTGTCCTGTATGGAGGTCATAGTGCCAATGGTAAGGTGTATATAGATATAGACTCTCCCGCCTTTCAAAAATTTCCCATCGCCATCACTAATTTCGAGAGATTAAACAGGAGCCAGGACAAGGAAAACCTCTCGATCTGGTTTTCCGATGCCCTAACAAAGTGTCTGGAGGCAACAGGTTTATTCAATGTCATCATCAAAAAGGCCTTTCTTGAAAATCAAAATCAGGGGGGGCTTGCGGCTGAGAGCATCCGGTTTGCCGACTGGAGGATCATCGGCGCAGAATATCTGGTAAAGGGAGGTTTCCTTTTCGATGGGAGAGACCTTATCACGGAATTTCGTCTCTACGACGTGATCAAAGGGGAACTTATCACGGGAAAGAGATACACCGGGAAAATGGATAGCAGGCGAGATATGGTCTTCAAGTTCGCCGGTGAAATTCTCCTGGCGCTTACGGGAAACGAAGGAGTATTTGATACAAAGATCGCCTTTGTCCTGAAGAAGGGTAAAGCCTCAGATATCTATACTATCGGCTTTGACGGATCTGATCTTACCGGGATAACCAACTACCAGTCCCTTACTCTCTCGCCCCGCTGGTCACCGGATGGCAGGTATATTTCCTTTACATCTTACAAAAATGGTAACCCGGATCTGTACCTTATGTCTCTTGAAGACAGAACGACAAGAAAAATGGTGAACTTCAGGGGACTCAATCTTTCCGGCTCCTGGTCACCTGATGGCAAAAAGATTCTGCTGACCTTAAGCAAGGACGGCAATGAAGAGATATATGTTATGGATCTCAAGGACGGTCAACTCAGACGTCTGACCAATAATTTTGCCATAGATGTCTCCCCCACCTGGGCGCCTGATGGCCGGAAAATTGCCTTTGTATCAAATCGTTCCGGTTCTCCCCAGATTTACCTGATGGATGCCGACGGCGGTAATGTAAAAAGGCTCACTTACGAAGGGAAATATAACACCTCCCCTTCCTGGTCTCTTAGGGGAGATAGAATTGCCTATGAAGGTATGACAGACAGCCGCTTCCAGATATTTTCCATTGAAGGGGATGGTAGTAATCTTCTTCAGCTTACCTCCGATGCTGCAAACAATGAGTCTCCTTCCTGGTCACCGGACGGCAGATACATAGCCTTCCATTCAAGGAAAAATGGCAAGTCCAGGATATGTGTCATGAATGCCGACGGGTCAAATATGAGGGTATTATACGAGGGGCTTGACGACTGTTCCGGCCTTTCATGGTCCCCGAAGTGTTATAATGTACATCTTAAATAA
- the ybgF gene encoding tol-pal system protein YbgF, producing MKNCLSFFLLVCLIAISGCATPQGLKQVRGELVIVDETVKTIELKTLALKEELEKKTEAITTLRKGQAGVGADITELRDHIQQLKGIVEGLRKDILTMVQQANRRDEEYKVLREKLDNISFKINFIESFLGISKKSELGEVAAGRDRQGVSPPSKDAIKGKADRESVYAAAYETFKEGKYEKARTEFQNFLKQFSDTEYSDNAQFWIGECYYLEKKYEKAILEYEKVAKNYPQGNKVPYALLKQGFSFLELGDKSSARIILQQVIKDYPHTNQARIARAKLMEIK from the coding sequence TTGAAAAACTGTCTATCCTTTTTTTTGCTGGTGTGTCTCATCGCCATATCAGGTTGTGCCACGCCTCAGGGCTTGAAGCAGGTACGTGGAGAACTTGTCATCGTTGACGAAACTGTCAAGACGATAGAGCTAAAGACCCTGGCCCTGAAAGAGGAACTTGAAAAGAAGACAGAGGCGATTACAACCTTACGAAAGGGCCAGGCTGGCGTTGGCGCAGATATCACCGAGCTTAGGGATCATATCCAGCAACTGAAGGGGATTGTCGAGGGACTCCGGAAAGACATCCTAACCATGGTTCAGCAGGCAAACCGAAGAGACGAGGAATATAAGGTTCTCCGGGAAAAGCTGGATAATATATCCTTCAAAATTAATTTTATAGAAAGCTTTCTTGGAATCAGCAAAAAAAGCGAACTCGGAGAGGTTGCGGCAGGGAGAGACAGACAGGGTGTCTCCCCTCCCTCGAAGGATGCCATAAAAGGGAAAGCGGACAGGGAATCAGTTTACGCGGCGGCCTATGAAACCTTTAAAGAAGGAAAGTATGAGAAGGCCCGGACGGAGTTTCAAAACTTCCTGAAACAATTTTCTGATACAGAGTATTCCGATAACGCCCAATTCTGGATCGGTGAGTGTTACTACTTGGAAAAAAAATATGAAAAGGCGATTCTCGAGTATGAAAAGGTGGCTAAAAACTATCCCCAGGGAAATAAGGTTCCCTATGCCCTGCTGAAACAGGGATTTTCTTTCCTTGAACTGGGTGACAAATCAAGCGCAAGAATTATCCTGCAACAGGTTATCAAGGATTATCCCCATACCAACCAGGCAAGGATAGCAAGAGCAAAATTGATGGAAATTAAGTAA
- the pal gene encoding peptidoglycan-associated lipoprotein Pal codes for MRKRNLWVILILTVCVSAMLVTGCAKKPVQKAVITGEEPPAVEQQVPLEDQAAKEQAARERALKEQTLKEQALKEQAAKEEAAKELVPTAKEEFKLEDIHFDFDKFNLKPEVRKILEQHTDWLLKHENCSLVIEGHCDERGTTEYNLALGERRAAAAAKYLTDLGIDETRIETISYGEERPLDPGHNEEAWAKNRRAHFVVIPKKAAP; via the coding sequence ATGAGAAAAAGAAACTTATGGGTAATACTCATTCTGACCGTGTGTGTTTCGGCCATGTTGGTAACCGGGTGTGCAAAAAAGCCGGTGCAGAAAGCCGTGATAACCGGAGAAGAACCGCCGGCAGTGGAGCAACAGGTTCCTTTAGAAGATCAAGCTGCAAAAGAACAGGCTGCAAGAGAACGGGCACTGAAAGAACAGACCTTGAAAGAACAAGCACTGAAAGAACAAGCGGCGAAAGAGGAGGCGGCGAAAGAACTGGTTCCTACGGCAAAAGAGGAATTTAAACTTGAGGATATCCATTTCGATTTCGACAAATTCAACCTTAAACCTGAAGTAAGGAAGATCCTTGAGCAACATACAGACTGGCTGCTGAAGCATGAAAATTGCAGCCTCGTCATTGAGGGACACTGTGATGAAAGAGGAACTACTGAATATAACCTGGCTCTCGGTGAAAGGCGGGCAGCAGCAGCAGCGAAATACCTTACCGACCTCGGTATTGACGAAACGAGGATAGAAACAATCAGTTATGGTGAGGAACGTCCCCTGGATCCAGGTCATAACGAAGAGGCCTGGGCAAAGAACAGGAGAGCCCACTTTGTCGTCATTCCCAAGAAAGCAGCGCCATGA
- a CDS encoding energy transducer TonB, with the protein MTSPRIGKGRDNNRISLNNMIFLSLLLHALALSAILFSPTLPSPRWTFGPIYSVQLVSLSEDLLKEKSTSAISRELMETDLRDRPIILKKRIDTTATGLTRSIEIQKKQTGSSERAIEDIRQRVLSLSNPQDRATPPVVAEGTVASLTQQGDAELSMKMKAYYAIIWERIKGQWVLPPDILSGKNIGAVIHLRILRNGTVTDVNFEKRSGNRYFDESTMKAIEKASPFPPLPEQLRDNSIEVGIRFHSSEMR; encoded by the coding sequence ATGACGTCTCCAAGGATAGGCAAGGGAAGAGACAACAACAGGATCAGTCTGAACAACATGATTTTCCTTTCCCTTTTACTCCATGCCCTGGCGCTTTCTGCTATCCTCTTTTCACCAACGCTGCCTTCACCGAGGTGGACCTTTGGCCCCATCTATTCGGTTCAACTGGTAAGTCTTTCTGAAGATCTATTAAAAGAGAAGTCTACCTCGGCTATCTCAAGAGAACTCATGGAAACAGACCTGAGAGATCGTCCAATCATTCTAAAAAAGCGCATTGATACCACCGCCACGGGACTGACAAGAAGTATCGAAATCCAGAAAAAGCAGACCGGTAGTAGCGAAAGAGCCATAGAAGATATCAGGCAGAGGGTATTGTCCCTGTCAAACCCGCAGGACAGGGCGACACCACCGGTGGTAGCTGAAGGTACAGTGGCTTCATTAACCCAGCAGGGCGATGCTGAACTGAGCATGAAAATGAAGGCTTATTACGCCATAATCTGGGAAAGGATCAAGGGTCAATGGGTGCTCCCTCCGGATATCCTGTCGGGGAAGAACATAGGGGCAGTTATCCATCTGCGAATCTTAAGGAATGGAACAGTAACCGACGTTAATTTTGAAAAGCGCTCGGGTAATCGCTACTTTGATGAGTCCACAATGAAGGCCATCGAAAAGGCGTCTCCCTTCCCTCCATTACCTGAGCAGCTCAGGGACAACAGTATCGAGGTGGGGATACGGTTTCATTCATCCGAGATGCGGTAA
- a CDS encoding biopolymer transporter ExbD, producing the protein MRYGRKRSYFETKPLADINVIPLVDVVLVLLIIFMVTAPMLQMGIDVNLPRVKSKSVDVSEEKIILTINNTRDIFINKSKVPLTDLNAKLESIFAHRIEREVFLRADRDVPYGFVVEVMSRVRKAGVDKLGMITEPPEEAR; encoded by the coding sequence ATGAGATACGGAAGAAAGCGTAGCTATTTTGAAACCAAACCGTTGGCTGATATCAATGTGATTCCCCTCGTTGATGTGGTCCTCGTCCTGCTGATCATCTTTATGGTCACCGCCCCGATGCTCCAGATGGGAATAGACGTAAATCTTCCCCGTGTAAAGTCAAAGAGCGTTGATGTGAGTGAGGAAAAAATTATCCTCACCATCAACAATACGAGAGATATCTTCATCAATAAAAGTAAAGTTCCCTTGACCGATCTCAATGCCAAGCTGGAAAGTATCTTCGCCCACAGGATCGAGAGAGAGGTTTTCTTACGGGCTGACAGGGATGTCCCTTATGGATTTGTTGTTGAGGTGATGTCCCGGGTAAGGAAGGCCGGTGTTGATAAATTAGGAATGATCACCGAACCGCCAGAGGAAGCAAGATGA
- a CDS encoding S41 family peptidase, with protein sequence MKRFFCKSLPLLCLFTLLVLLGPCGDSQVSAVDRNTYKNLKIFNEILDMVEKNYVEDIDSKTLIQGAINGMLRSLDPHSAFMTADMYRELEVETRGGFGGIGIEITILKDVLTVVSPIEDTPAFHAGIKAGDQIIKIDGVSTKDITIMEAVKKLRGPKDTKVTITILRENMPLPKDFMITRADIKIKSVKSRIVDDHIAYLRISSFQERTVEEVKKAIQEVNREGSPLKGLVLDMRYNPGGLYTQAVEVSDVFLKSGVIVSARGRVKNVESRFMAKDDGDEPTYPIIILVNEGTASAAEIVSGALQDNGRALILGTQTFGKGSVQTVIPLEDGSALKLTTAKYYTPKGRSIQAEGITPDIVVKYLKTPEEKGSSAKPIREQDLVGHIRSPKEEDSPVDSAKKESKDLTMEDNQLKAAVDMIKSWEIFKKTSSGTGEVKS encoded by the coding sequence ATGAAGAGATTTTTCTGTAAGTCGCTACCGCTGTTATGCCTTTTTACTTTATTGGTCCTTCTTGGCCCCTGTGGTGACAGCCAGGTCTCCGCGGTGGACCGGAACACCTATAAGAATCTCAAGATATTTAATGAGATCCTCGACATGGTGGAGAAGAACTATGTGGAGGACATAGACTCAAAGACCCTCATTCAGGGAGCGATCAACGGGATGCTGAGATCTCTTGATCCCCACAGTGCCTTCATGACTGCGGACATGTACAGGGAACTCGAGGTGGAAACGAGAGGGGGCTTCGGCGGTATCGGGATTGAAATTACCATCTTAAAAGATGTCCTTACCGTTGTATCGCCTATTGAGGATACCCCTGCTTTTCACGCCGGTATTAAAGCAGGAGACCAGATTATCAAGATTGACGGAGTATCTACCAAAGATATTACCATTATGGAAGCTGTTAAAAAATTACGGGGACCAAAAGATACGAAGGTTACGATTACCATCTTGCGGGAAAATATGCCCTTGCCAAAGGACTTTATGATCACCCGTGCTGATATCAAGATAAAGAGTGTCAAGTCCAGAATTGTTGATGATCATATCGCTTATCTCAGAATATCTTCCTTCCAGGAAAGAACAGTGGAGGAAGTTAAAAAAGCCATTCAGGAAGTCAATAGGGAGGGCTCTCCTTTGAAAGGTCTGGTCCTGGATATGAGATACAACCCAGGTGGTCTATACACTCAGGCGGTAGAAGTTTCCGATGTCTTCCTGAAATCAGGGGTTATTGTGTCCGCGAGAGGGAGGGTAAAAAACGTAGAAAGCAGGTTTATGGCGAAAGACGACGGTGATGAGCCAACATATCCTATCATCATTCTGGTTAACGAAGGAACTGCCAGCGCTGCCGAGATCGTATCCGGGGCACTTCAGGATAACGGAAGGGCATTGATCCTCGGTACCCAAACTTTTGGAAAGGGGTCTGTGCAGACCGTTATCCCTCTTGAGGACGGCTCGGCATTGAAATTGACCACCGCCAAGTATTACACACCCAAGGGGCGATCTATCCAGGCCGAAGGAATCACCCCTGATATCGTGGTTAAATATTTAAAAACACCCGAGGAAAAGGGATCGTCAGCCAAGCCCATAAGAGAACAGGATCTTGTTGGTCACATCAGGTCGCCAAAAGAAGAAGACAGCCCAGTAG